A single genomic interval of Carassius auratus strain Wakin chromosome 30, ASM336829v1, whole genome shotgun sequence harbors:
- the LOC113048864 gene encoding GRB2-associated-binding protein 3-like isoform X3 — protein MNIWVQNIGQICMFGGLNRHTESMDSLNRTSSSQQPSPAPSPHVSLVANQDTVTVENHDVLDRASESEISPPLDYLFLSQCETGTKSNVRSNSISNSERSFEQSSSEYTEDVFSPTPRIDSSPSSFLLGGMCEPPFSAPSGPLSLSSSHSSCLSSPMSLRRPQDIFRFDRPFYGTSDPQTPPPLPPKPTHLSDHHGNEDTGCNQPQPALLPRRTSLSGIDHFKRVEYDNAGRNWNKRLSLNLPIFLNPTVTENHSEDSYVPMASPPIGSSDVTSDGYIPMSPSTLPISLLTNGKTELPSPSNSDLEPPPVDRNLKPRIRARPPPLDLRGLSTISECPFHVPLTRTMTEPSTSLQSVPLDRRRGWGLNGSEQEGSITPTESRLLFPSCESAPWMRPSQLDYLSLDFNSASPSPVQKKALLADEYRVDYVKVDEKKTQALQNTKLEWKDVRQSKA, from the exons AATCAATGGACAGTCTTAATCGCACTTCCTCTTCCCAGCAGCCCTCTCCTGCACCCTCTCCTCATGTTTCTCTCGTGGCCAATCAGGACACAGTTACCGTCGAAAACCACGATGTCCTAGACAGGGCCAGCGAATCAGAGATCAGTCCTCCACTCGActacctctttctctctcagtgtgAAACCGGCACGAAGAGCAACGTCAG GTCTAACAGCATCTCTAACTCTGAACGCTCCTTTGAGCAGAGCTCGTCTGAGTACACAGAGGATGTGTTTAGCCCCACCCCACGTATTGACTCCTCCCCCTCCTCTTTCCTTTTGGGTGGGATGTGTGAGCCCCCATTCAGTGCCCCCAGTgggccgctctctctctcttcctcccatTCGTCCTGCCTCTCGTCTCCCATGTCTCTACGCCGGCCACAGGACATTTTCAGATTCGACAGGCCCTTCTACGGTACATCAGACCCACAGACCCCTCCTCCCCTCCCACCCAAACCTACACACCTGTCCGATCATCATGGTAATGAGGATACGGGCTGTAATCAGCCACAACCTGCTCTCCTCCCTCGCAGGACGTCACTTTCAGGAATAGACCACTTTAAGAGAG TAGAGTATGACAATGCTGGAAGAAACTGGAACAAACGTCTAAGCCTCAACTTG CCAATATTTCTGAATCCCACAGTTACTGAAAACCACTCTGAGGATTCATATGTGCCCATGGCCTCCCCACCGATCGGCTCCTCTGATGTGACTTCAGACGGATACATACCCATGAGCCCCTCCACCCTCCCCATCTCCCTTCTCACTAACGGCAAAACAGAACTGCCTTCGCCTTCCAATTCTGACCTTGAGCCTCCTCCAGTCGACCGCAACCTTAAACCAAGAATACGGG CTCGACCGCCTCCTTTAGACCTGCGGGGTCTGTCCACAATTTCTGAATGTCCTTTCCACGTTCCCCTCACACGCACAATGACAGAACCCAG CACATCACTTCAGTCTGTTCCTCTGGACAGGCGGCGGGGATGGGGCCTAAACGGCTCTGAACAGGAAGGGAGCATCACGCCAACG GAATCTCGGCTCTTGTTCCCATCTTGTGAATCTGCTCCCTGGATGAGGCCGTCTCAGCTGGATTACTTGTCACTTGACTTTAATTCTGCCTCCCCGTCACCTGTTCAGAAG AAAGCGCTGCTGGCAGACGAGTACAGGGTGGATTACGTGAAGGTAGACGAGAAGAAGACACAGGCTTTACAAAACACCAAGTTGGAGTGGAAGGATGTCCGTCAGTCAAAAGCCTAA